Proteins from a genomic interval of Rosa chinensis cultivar Old Blush chromosome 2, RchiOBHm-V2, whole genome shotgun sequence:
- the LOC112186172 gene encoding protein CROWDED NUCLEI 4 isoform X2: MASPRSEVFARTPGSGRGLSITPGSRILQSPVSDEAIWKRLKEAGFDEESIKRRDKAALIAYIAKLEAEIFDHQHHMGLLIMEKKRLDSEYEQLKASSETAELRYNRDQAAHASALAEARKREERLKKALGVKEECIASIEKSMHEMRAESAETKVAAQCKLAEARNILEDAQKKFTEAEGKLLLAESLQAEASRYHRVAERKMVEVEAREDDLRRNILSFKTDCDEKEKEMSLERKSLNERQKSLQQEQDRLLDAQALLNQREDIIFGRSQDLNRLEKELEDLKLNIEEERKALNDQKFNVELTETSLVNREEALTRREALLNKKEQELLVFQEKLASKEYDEIKKAVAIHEVGLRKKKSEFDAELEVKCKLVEAEIETKRRAWELREVDLNHREDLLCEKEYDLEVQMRSLVEREKDVSERSNLVDEKEKSLRAAEKELEQNNLLLQKEKEENIKLKLELQNSLDSLEEKKKQLECSRQEFEVLKTETSELSDLEMKLKEEVDLVRAQKQELMAEAEKLAVEKAKFESEWESLDDKREMLRKEAECVAEERLAFSKFIKEEHDKLKQEKDEMWDQFKRDAELLVVERQDFMNKMTRERSELFSKMQQERADFLLEIDTRRRELENCIDKKHEELECSLKEKEMVFEQEKKNQLEYISSLNEKAAKEMEEVSLERKRLETERVEINVDRERRNQEWAELNNLIEELKIQREKLKKQRELLHADSEEIHCQIEHLKELESLKAALDAEMQRSDSVPSNPETSTRYLKQATSIQEADPNSQDKVNVADSSNPSMLKAVLSPPSSARFTWLKRCTELVFKQSPEKQQLKYEESPVISRKEAGLKVTEQMETSSKYDGHRYMGNGHSSRSFSKRQNAFGEPKVIVEVPVGENVKATNNSDYESTHDSESAGERCAPIISKKVVPGGRKRRVEKSFSNDCFDPVLETRQNIKKRRQEVDTVDSSERAITHCTVSTQTKVPEQQLESLPSDQICDGTVDESVLVVDKVIKISEVICERTETQSFANGNKSDAHNSVVEPHHLQNSVLTSDPKAQEMIQELDLGNVGLVSDDHQLEEREISEKHLQSV; the protein is encoded by the exons ATGGCGAGTCCGCGATCGGAAGTTTTCGCGAGGACGCCAGGTTCCGGTAGAGGTCTGTCGATAACGCCGGGGTCGAGAATCTTGCAGAGTCCGGTGAGTGACGAAGCGATCTGGAAGCGGCTTAAGGAGGCTGGGTTTGATGAGGAGTCGATTAAGCGGAGGGACAAGGCTGCGCTCATTGCTTATATTGCTAAGCTTGAAGCTGAG ATTTTCGACCACCAACACCACATGGGTCTTCTCATAATGGAAAAGAAGAGGTTGGATTCCGAGTATGAGCAACTTAAAGCCTCTTCTGAGACGGCCGAACTTAGATATAACCGTGATCAAGCTGCACATGCATCTGCTTTGGCTGAAGCAAGGAAGCGGGAGGAGAGACTAAAGAAGGCACTAGGAGTCAAGGAAGAATGTATAGCAAGT ATTGAGAAGTCAATGCACGAGATGCGTGCAGAATCTGCTGAAACAAAGGTTGCAGCTCAGTGTAAGTTGGCTGAAGCGCGTAATATTTTGGAGGATGCTCAGAAGAAATTCACTGAAGCTGAGGGAAAGCTACTCCTTGCAGAATCTTTGCAAGCAGAAGCTTCTCGTTATCACCGTGTTGCTGAAAGAAAGATGGTAGAAGTTGAAGCTCGTGAAGATGATCTTAGGAGGAACATTCTATCTTTCAAGACTGA TTGTGATGAAAAAGAGAAGGAGATGAGCCTTGAGAGAAAATCTTTAAATGAAAGGCAGAAATCCCTCCAGCAAGAACAGGATAGATTACTCGATGCGCAAGCTCTTCTTAACCAGAGGGAGGATATTATATTTGGTCGATCTCAGGACCTGAATCGACTTGAAAAAGAGTTGGAAGACCTGAAACTGAATATTGAGGAGGAGCGTAAAGCCCTAAATGATCAGAAATTTAATGTGGAGCTGACCGAGACTTCCCTTGTTAATAGAGAGGAG GCTTTAACTAGAAGAGAGGCTTTGTTGAACAAAAAAGAACAAGAGCTTCTTGTTTTTCAGGAAAAACTGGCCAGCAAGGAATAT GATGAGATTAAGAAAGCTGTTGCCATTCACGAAGTTGGTTTGAGAAAGAAGAAGTCTGAATTTGATGCAGAGCTGGAGGTGAAGTGCAAGCTGGTTGAAGCTGAAATTGAAACCAAGAGACGGGCTTGGGAGTTAAGGGAGGTGGATCTCAATCATCGAGAGGACCTACTGTGTGAAAAGGAATATGACTTGGAAGTTCAGATGAGGTCATTGGTGGAGAGGGAAAAAGATGTGTCAGAGAGGtcaaatcttgttgatgagaaGGAAAAAAGTTTGAGAGCTGCTGAGAAGGAGCTTGAGCAGAATAACCTTCTtttgcaaaaagaaaaagaagaaaatatcaAATTGAAGCTAGAGCTGCAAAACTCCCTAGATTCActtgaagagaaaaagaaacaacttGAATGTTCCAGGCAGGAGTTTGAGGTTTTGAAAACTGAAACAAGTGAGCTTTCAGATCTAGAAATGAAACTTAAGGAGGAGGTAGATTTGGTCAGGGCTCAAAAGCAAGAGCTGATGGCTGAGGCAGAAAAATTGGCTGTGGAGAAGGCCAAGTTTGAATCTGAGTGGGAATCGCTTGATGACAAGAGGGAAATGCTGCGGAAGGAAGCAGAGTGTGTAGCAGAGGAGAGGTTGGCATTCTCTAAGTTTATCAAAGAAGAGCATGATAAATTAAAGCAGGAGAAGGATGAAATGTGGGATCAGTTCAAACGTGATGCTGAATTACTTGTTGTTGAGCGGCAAGACTTCATGAATAAGATGACCCGTGAGCGGTCTGAGTTATTCAGCAAGATGCAGCAAGAACGTGCTGATTTCTTGCTGGAAATTGATACGAGGAGGAGGGAGTTGGAGAACTGTATTGATAAAAAACATGAGGAGTTAGAATGTTCTTTGAAGGAAAAGGAGATGGTGTTTgagcaagaaaagaaaaatcaactTGAGTATATTAGTTCTCTCAATGAAAAAGCTGCAAAAGAGATGGAGGAGGTTTCTTTAGAACGGAAAAGACTTGAAACTGAGAGAGTGGAGATAAATGTGGATCGTGAGCGAAGGAATCAGGAATGGGCTGAGCTAAATAATTTGATTGAGGAACTAAAGATTCAGAGGGAGAAGCTGAAGAAGCAGCGGGAATTATTGCATGCAGATAGTGAAGAGATTCATTGTCAAATTGAACACTTAAAGGAATTGGAGAGTTTGAAAGCTGCTTTAGATGCTGAGATGCAACGATCTGATTCCGTGCCCAGCAATCCAGAAACTTCTACAAGATATTTGAAGCAGGCAACATCAATACAAGAAGCTGATCCTAATTCACAGGATAAAGTAAATGTTGCCGACTCTAGCAACCCATCTATGCTAAAGGCAGTCCTTTCTCCTCCTAGTTCTGCCCGTTTCACTTGGTTAAAACGCTGCACTGAATTGGTTTTCAAACAGTCTCCCGAGAAGCAACAATTGAAATATGAAGAAAGTCCTGTGATCTCTCGAAAAGAAGCAGGCTTGAAGGTAACTGAACAGATGGAGACATCAAGTAAATATGATGGGCATAGGTACATGGGAAATGGTCATTCATCCAGAAGTTTCAGCAAGAGGCAGAATGCTTTTGGCGAGCCAAAGGTGATAGTTGAAGTGCCTGTTGGTGAGAATGTAAAAGCAACAAATAATTCTGATTATGAATCCACACATGACTCTGAATCTGCCGGTGAAAGGTGTGCCCCCATAATTTCTAAAAAAGTTGTCCCGGgaggaaggaaaagaagagTTGAAAAATCTTTTTCCAATGACTGTTTTGATCCAGTACTTGAGACTAGGCAGAATATTAAGAAAAGGAGGCAAGAAGTTGACACTGTAGATTCATCGGAACGTGCCATTACCCACTG CACTGTGTCAACCCAGACAAAAGTTCCAGAGCAGCAGCTTGAATCATTGCCATCTGATCAAATTTGTGATGGTACTGTAGATGAGAGTGTTTTAGTAGTAGATAAAGTCATCAAAATTTCGGAAGTGATTTGCGAGAGAACTGAGACACAAAGTTTTGCCAACGGGAACAAATCAGACGCACACAATTCTGTTGTGGAACCACACCATCTACAGAATAGTGTCTTAACCTCTGACCCCAAGGCTCAGGAAATGATACAAGAGTTAGACTTGGGGAATGTTGGACTAGTTAGTGACGATCATCAG cttgaagagagagaaatatctGAAAAGCATTTGCAGTCCGTGTGA
- the LOC112186172 gene encoding protein CROWDED NUCLEI 4 isoform X1: MASPRSEVFARTPGSGRGLSITPGSRILQSPVSDEAIWKRLKEAGFDEESIKRRDKAALIAYIAKLEAEIFDHQHHMGLLIMEKKRLDSEYEQLKASSETAELRYNRDQAAHASALAEARKREERLKKALGVKEECIASIEKSMHEMRAESAETKVAAQCKLAEARNILEDAQKKFTEAEGKLLLAESLQAEASRYHRVAERKMVEVEAREDDLRRNILSFKTDCDEKEKEMSLERKSLNERQKSLQQEQDRLLDAQALLNQREDIIFGRSQDLNRLEKELEDLKLNIEEERKALNDQKFNVELTETSLVNREEALTRREALLNKKEQELLVFQEKLASKEYDEIKKAVAIHEVGLRKKKSEFDAELEVKCKLVEAEIETKRRAWELREVDLNHREDLLCEKEYDLEVQMRSLVEREKDVSERSNLVDEKEKSLRAAEKELEQNNLLLQKEKEENIKLKLELQNSLDSLEEKKKQLECSRQEFEVLKTETSELSDLEMKLKEEVDLVRAQKQELMAEAEKLAVEKAKFESEWESLDDKREMLRKEAECVAEERLAFSKFIKEEHDKLKQEKDEMWDQFKRDAELLVVERQDFMNKMTRERSELFSKMQQERADFLLEIDTRRRELENCIDKKHEELECSLKEKEMVFEQEKKNQLEYISSLNEKAAKEMEEVSLERKRLETERVEINVDRERRNQEWAELNNLIEELKIQREKLKKQRELLHADSEEIHCQIEHLKELESLKAALDAEMQRSDSVPSNPETSTRYLKQATSIQEADPNSQDKVNVADSSNPSMLKAVLSPPSSARFTWLKRCTELVFKQSPEKQQLKYEESPVISRKEAGLKVTEQMETSSKYDGHRYMGNGHSSRSFSKRQNAFGEPKVIVEVPVGENVKATNNSDYESTHDSESAGERCAPIISKKVVPGGRKRRVEKSFSNDCFDPVLETRQNIKKRRQEVDTVDSSERAITHCTVSTQTKVPEQQLESLPSDQICDGTVDESVLVVDKVIKISEVICERTETQSFANGNKSDAHNSVVEPHHLQNSVLTSDPKAQEMIQELDLGNVGLVSDDHQQLEEREISEKHLQSV, translated from the exons ATGGCGAGTCCGCGATCGGAAGTTTTCGCGAGGACGCCAGGTTCCGGTAGAGGTCTGTCGATAACGCCGGGGTCGAGAATCTTGCAGAGTCCGGTGAGTGACGAAGCGATCTGGAAGCGGCTTAAGGAGGCTGGGTTTGATGAGGAGTCGATTAAGCGGAGGGACAAGGCTGCGCTCATTGCTTATATTGCTAAGCTTGAAGCTGAG ATTTTCGACCACCAACACCACATGGGTCTTCTCATAATGGAAAAGAAGAGGTTGGATTCCGAGTATGAGCAACTTAAAGCCTCTTCTGAGACGGCCGAACTTAGATATAACCGTGATCAAGCTGCACATGCATCTGCTTTGGCTGAAGCAAGGAAGCGGGAGGAGAGACTAAAGAAGGCACTAGGAGTCAAGGAAGAATGTATAGCAAGT ATTGAGAAGTCAATGCACGAGATGCGTGCAGAATCTGCTGAAACAAAGGTTGCAGCTCAGTGTAAGTTGGCTGAAGCGCGTAATATTTTGGAGGATGCTCAGAAGAAATTCACTGAAGCTGAGGGAAAGCTACTCCTTGCAGAATCTTTGCAAGCAGAAGCTTCTCGTTATCACCGTGTTGCTGAAAGAAAGATGGTAGAAGTTGAAGCTCGTGAAGATGATCTTAGGAGGAACATTCTATCTTTCAAGACTGA TTGTGATGAAAAAGAGAAGGAGATGAGCCTTGAGAGAAAATCTTTAAATGAAAGGCAGAAATCCCTCCAGCAAGAACAGGATAGATTACTCGATGCGCAAGCTCTTCTTAACCAGAGGGAGGATATTATATTTGGTCGATCTCAGGACCTGAATCGACTTGAAAAAGAGTTGGAAGACCTGAAACTGAATATTGAGGAGGAGCGTAAAGCCCTAAATGATCAGAAATTTAATGTGGAGCTGACCGAGACTTCCCTTGTTAATAGAGAGGAG GCTTTAACTAGAAGAGAGGCTTTGTTGAACAAAAAAGAACAAGAGCTTCTTGTTTTTCAGGAAAAACTGGCCAGCAAGGAATAT GATGAGATTAAGAAAGCTGTTGCCATTCACGAAGTTGGTTTGAGAAAGAAGAAGTCTGAATTTGATGCAGAGCTGGAGGTGAAGTGCAAGCTGGTTGAAGCTGAAATTGAAACCAAGAGACGGGCTTGGGAGTTAAGGGAGGTGGATCTCAATCATCGAGAGGACCTACTGTGTGAAAAGGAATATGACTTGGAAGTTCAGATGAGGTCATTGGTGGAGAGGGAAAAAGATGTGTCAGAGAGGtcaaatcttgttgatgagaaGGAAAAAAGTTTGAGAGCTGCTGAGAAGGAGCTTGAGCAGAATAACCTTCTtttgcaaaaagaaaaagaagaaaatatcaAATTGAAGCTAGAGCTGCAAAACTCCCTAGATTCActtgaagagaaaaagaaacaacttGAATGTTCCAGGCAGGAGTTTGAGGTTTTGAAAACTGAAACAAGTGAGCTTTCAGATCTAGAAATGAAACTTAAGGAGGAGGTAGATTTGGTCAGGGCTCAAAAGCAAGAGCTGATGGCTGAGGCAGAAAAATTGGCTGTGGAGAAGGCCAAGTTTGAATCTGAGTGGGAATCGCTTGATGACAAGAGGGAAATGCTGCGGAAGGAAGCAGAGTGTGTAGCAGAGGAGAGGTTGGCATTCTCTAAGTTTATCAAAGAAGAGCATGATAAATTAAAGCAGGAGAAGGATGAAATGTGGGATCAGTTCAAACGTGATGCTGAATTACTTGTTGTTGAGCGGCAAGACTTCATGAATAAGATGACCCGTGAGCGGTCTGAGTTATTCAGCAAGATGCAGCAAGAACGTGCTGATTTCTTGCTGGAAATTGATACGAGGAGGAGGGAGTTGGAGAACTGTATTGATAAAAAACATGAGGAGTTAGAATGTTCTTTGAAGGAAAAGGAGATGGTGTTTgagcaagaaaagaaaaatcaactTGAGTATATTAGTTCTCTCAATGAAAAAGCTGCAAAAGAGATGGAGGAGGTTTCTTTAGAACGGAAAAGACTTGAAACTGAGAGAGTGGAGATAAATGTGGATCGTGAGCGAAGGAATCAGGAATGGGCTGAGCTAAATAATTTGATTGAGGAACTAAAGATTCAGAGGGAGAAGCTGAAGAAGCAGCGGGAATTATTGCATGCAGATAGTGAAGAGATTCATTGTCAAATTGAACACTTAAAGGAATTGGAGAGTTTGAAAGCTGCTTTAGATGCTGAGATGCAACGATCTGATTCCGTGCCCAGCAATCCAGAAACTTCTACAAGATATTTGAAGCAGGCAACATCAATACAAGAAGCTGATCCTAATTCACAGGATAAAGTAAATGTTGCCGACTCTAGCAACCCATCTATGCTAAAGGCAGTCCTTTCTCCTCCTAGTTCTGCCCGTTTCACTTGGTTAAAACGCTGCACTGAATTGGTTTTCAAACAGTCTCCCGAGAAGCAACAATTGAAATATGAAGAAAGTCCTGTGATCTCTCGAAAAGAAGCAGGCTTGAAGGTAACTGAACAGATGGAGACATCAAGTAAATATGATGGGCATAGGTACATGGGAAATGGTCATTCATCCAGAAGTTTCAGCAAGAGGCAGAATGCTTTTGGCGAGCCAAAGGTGATAGTTGAAGTGCCTGTTGGTGAGAATGTAAAAGCAACAAATAATTCTGATTATGAATCCACACATGACTCTGAATCTGCCGGTGAAAGGTGTGCCCCCATAATTTCTAAAAAAGTTGTCCCGGgaggaaggaaaagaagagTTGAAAAATCTTTTTCCAATGACTGTTTTGATCCAGTACTTGAGACTAGGCAGAATATTAAGAAAAGGAGGCAAGAAGTTGACACTGTAGATTCATCGGAACGTGCCATTACCCACTG CACTGTGTCAACCCAGACAAAAGTTCCAGAGCAGCAGCTTGAATCATTGCCATCTGATCAAATTTGTGATGGTACTGTAGATGAGAGTGTTTTAGTAGTAGATAAAGTCATCAAAATTTCGGAAGTGATTTGCGAGAGAACTGAGACACAAAGTTTTGCCAACGGGAACAAATCAGACGCACACAATTCTGTTGTGGAACCACACCATCTACAGAATAGTGTCTTAACCTCTGACCCCAAGGCTCAGGAAATGATACAAGAGTTAGACTTGGGGAATGTTGGACTAGTTAGTGACGATCATCAG CAgcttgaagagagagaaatatctGAAAAGCATTTGCAGTCCGTGTGA
- the LOC112188897 gene encoding lysosomal Pro-X carboxypeptidase, translating into MAKPKYSHLSLIHLIISIIITSSLPSLASNRPPRFLGKFSRSSPPNSPSPLERRQQQKKLIQYETRYFSQNLDHFSFSETPKFQQRYLVNAEHWVGPLRQGPIFLYCGNEGDIVWFAENTGFVWELAPRFGAMVLFPEHRYYGESMPYGSEEEAYKNATTLSFLTAEQALADFAVLITELKRDWSAEGCPVLLFGGSYGGMLAAWMRLKYPHIAIGALASSAPILQFEDIVPTETFYDIVSSDFRRESSSCFNTIKESWDALMTEGQKQNGLHQLTKTFHLCGELKRTEDLVDWLESAYSYLAMVNYPYGSEFMMPLPGHPIREVCRKIDGCPDGTSTLERIFEGISVYHNYSGKADCFELEDESDVGTDGWNWQACTEMVMPMSSSRDRSMFQTYDYNFSSFQEWCWKQFNVKPRPTWITTEFGGHDIKATLKNVGSNIIFSNGLLDPWSGGSVLQNVSESIVALVTEEGAHHIDLRFSTKGDPEWLVEQRESEIKLIQGWLDHFYQEKKAAFDM; encoded by the exons ATGGCAAAACCCAAATACTCCCATCTTTCTCTTATCCATCTCATCATctccatcatcatcacttcatctcTACCATCACTTGCATCCAACCGTCCCCCACGCTTCCTCGGAAAGTTCTCGCGTTCTTCACCGCCCAATTCTCCGTCACCACTGGAACGACGTCAGCAGCAGAAAAAACTGATCCAATACGAAACCCGATACTTCTCCCAGAATCTCGACCACTTCAGCTTCTCTGAAACCCCGAAATTCCAACAGCGCTACCTCGTCAACGCCGAGCACTGGGTCGGCCCACTACGCCAGGGCCCAATCTTTCTCTACTGCGGCAACGAAGGCGACATCGTATGGTTCGCCGAAAACACCGGCTTCGTCTGGGAACTCGCGCCGCGTTTTGGCGCCATGGTCCTCTTCCCCGAA CATCGTTACTATGGAGAGTCAATGCCGTACGGGAGTGAAGAAGAGGCGTACAAGAATGCCACTACGCTGTCGTTTCTTACGGCCGAGCAAGCGCTGGCCGATTTTGCTGTGTTGATCACGGAGCTGAAGCGAGATTGGTCGGCCGAAGGCTGCCCTGTGTTGCTGTTTGGCGGTTCGTATGGCGGAA TGTTGGCAGCGTGGATGAGGCTCAAGTATCCCCATATTGCTATCGGTGCACTTGCTTCTTCGGCGCCAATTCTTCAGTTCGAAGATATTGTGCCGACAGAGACGTTTTATGACATTGTCTCCAGTGATTTCAGG CGTGAAAGTAGCAGCTGCTTTAACACTATAAAAGAGTCATGGGATGCATTAATGACCGAGGGTCAGAAACAAAATGGGCTGCACCAGCTGACAAAAACCTTCCATTTATGTGG AGAATTAAAGAGGACAGAAGATCTTGTAGATTGGTTGGAGTCTGCCTATAGTTATTTGGCGATGGTGAACTACCCATATGGGTCGGAATTTATGATGCCTTTGCCCGGACACCCAATTAGAGAG GTTTGCAGAAAGATTGATGGTTGTCCTGATGGGACTAGCACGTTGGAGCGCATATTTGAAGGCATAAGTGTATATCACAATTACAGTGGAAAAGCTGACTGCTTTGAGCTGGAAGATGAATCTGATGTCGGCACAGATGGTTGGAATTGGCAG GCTTGCACAGAAATGGTTATGCCAATGTCTAGTAGCCGGGAtagaagcatgtttcaaacatatGATTATAATTTCTCCTCTTTTCAAGAGTGGTGCTGGAAGCAGTTCAATGTGAAACCAAGGCCTACATGGATAACAACAGAGTTTGGTGGACAT GATATTAAGGCCACTTTGAAAAACGTCGGAAGTAACATAATCTTCTCCAATGGCTTATTGGATCCATGGAGTGGTGGCAG TGTTCTCCAGAATGTATCTGAATCTATCGTTGCTCTCGTTACTGAAGAAG GTGCTCATCACATAGACTTGCGATTTTCAACTAAAGGGGATCCTGAATGGTTGGTTGAGCAAAGGGAAAGTGAGATTAAGCTGATACAAGGCTGGTTAGATCATTTCTATCAAGAAAAGAAAGCAGCTTTTGACATGTAG